A DNA window from Candidatus Cloacimonadota bacterium contains the following coding sequences:
- a CDS encoding molybdopterin cofactor-binding domain-containing protein: MKNYKRDKRIDAASKIRGAEKYLNDLKIENKIFAQDLLFTITIRSTQSCAKVDKISYDKFFDWSDIVILSAKDVKNNYVAIIENDMPYLAGEEVNYIGEPILLLASKSKEKLKKAREKILIKYSPRKPILTIGQAKKSALNNKKDLFEHLHISKGDFEKAKEKANLIFEKKFKTGYQEHVYLEPQSVMAVPSGDTIHILGSMQCPYYVQGAMDSLFKDTDVKIDVTQVSTGGAFGGKEDFPSLICGHVALLAQKTGKPVLLTYNREEDIKFSTKRHPSETKIQAAVTKDGKIMGINAEITLDGGAYCTLSPVVLARAVLTLGCYYIPNIEINGFAVRTNKVPCSAFRGFGGPQALFAMEMLIEEIAKRLKITPLQIRQKNMLKLGDTLATGQPINYSFGLPKCLDYVLSKSNFSEKYAEFQKFNQEKSDKEKIAKGIGLSFGMHGCGFTGSGENEMVSIAEMELIEDGKVVIRTANTEMGQGLDTAFKRIVADKLQIPFSDIIIEEKNTAKVPNSGPTVASRSTMIVGKLLVDNCEKIQNSISADQQVSRSAGQRVSESAGQQVSGSAGQRGLKNKQISFSEMAKKYHKKHGNLKVQTQYHHPDFIKFDEENYKGYGYPVYSWSANVAEVEVDLTTFAVQVKKFYTSNDIGKAINHQQSEGQIEGGAVQGIGLALYENMIAPNGEILNHGFSDYIIPTTMDIPQMDVNIVEDSYFNGPFGAKALGELTIVGPPQAVASAICLAIGITVNELPITPEKIYKMMEKNENTI; the protein is encoded by the coding sequence ATGAAAAATTATAAAAGAGACAAAAGAATTGATGCTGCCTCAAAAATACGGGGTGCAGAAAAATATCTGAATGATCTGAAAATTGAGAATAAAATTTTTGCACAAGATTTATTATTTACAATCACAATCCGCTCAACTCAATCTTGTGCAAAAGTTGATAAAATTTCTTATGATAAATTTTTCGATTGGAGCGATATCGTTATCCTTTCTGCAAAGGATGTGAAGAATAATTATGTGGCAATTATCGAAAATGATATGCCCTATCTTGCAGGTGAGGAAGTGAATTACATTGGTGAACCGATTTTACTTCTTGCAAGTAAATCAAAAGAAAAACTGAAAAAGGCAAGAGAGAAAATTCTGATTAAATATTCACCCAGAAAACCTATTCTAACCATCGGTCAAGCTAAGAAATCTGCCTTGAATAATAAAAAAGATCTTTTCGAGCATTTGCATATTTCTAAAGGTGATTTTGAAAAGGCAAAAGAAAAGGCCAATTTAATCTTTGAAAAAAAGTTCAAAACCGGATATCAGGAACACGTTTATCTTGAACCGCAATCTGTAATGGCAGTTCCTTCCGGAGATACGATTCATATTCTTGGTTCGATGCAATGTCCCTATTATGTGCAGGGAGCAATGGATTCGCTTTTCAAAGATACCGATGTAAAAATTGACGTAACACAGGTTTCCACCGGGGGAGCGTTTGGCGGGAAAGAGGATTTTCCTTCGCTTATTTGCGGTCATGTTGCCTTGCTTGCCCAAAAAACAGGAAAGCCTGTTCTGCTTACCTATAACAGAGAAGAGGATATTAAATTCAGCACAAAACGGCATCCATCAGAAACAAAAATTCAAGCGGCAGTTACCAAAGACGGAAAAATTATGGGAATAAATGCGGAAATAACATTGGACGGTGGTGCCTATTGCACTCTTAGTCCGGTTGTTCTTGCCCGAGCTGTTCTTACCCTTGGCTGTTATTATATTCCGAATATCGAAATCAATGGATTTGCAGTTCGCACAAACAAAGTTCCTTGCAGTGCGTTTCGCGGCTTTGGTGGACCTCAAGCACTTTTTGCTATGGAAATGCTCATCGAAGAAATTGCTAAAAGGTTAAAAATTACACCACTGCAAATAAGGCAAAAAAATATGCTGAAACTCGGTGATACACTTGCTACGGGACAGCCGATAAATTATAGTTTTGGTCTGCCAAAATGTTTGGATTACGTCCTCTCAAAATCGAATTTTTCAGAAAAATACGCAGAATTCCAAAAATTCAATCAGGAAAAATCGGATAAAGAAAAAATAGCCAAAGGGATTGGCTTGTCATTTGGGATGCATGGTTGCGGATTTACAGGCAGCGGTGAAAATGAAATGGTCTCAATCGCTGAAATGGAACTCATCGAAGACGGAAAAGTTGTTATTCGAACTGCAAATACGGAAATGGGGCAGGGACTGGATACTGCTTTCAAACGGATTGTGGCAGATAAATTGCAAATTCCATTTTCAGATATTATTATAGAAGAAAAAAATACGGCAAAAGTTCCGAATAGTGGTCCCACTGTTGCTTCCCGAAGCACAATGATCGTCGGGAAATTGCTAGTAGATAATTGTGAAAAAATACAGAACAGCATTTCAGCAGATCAGCAGGTCAGCAGGTCAGCAGGTCAGCGAGTCAGTGAGTCAGCAGGTCAGCAGGTCAGCGGGTCAGCAGGTCAGCGGGGATTAAAAAATAAACAAATATCATTTTCAGAAATGGCTAAGAAATATCATAAAAAACATGGAAACTTAAAGGTGCAAACTCAATATCATCATCCTGATTTTATCAAATTTGATGAAGAAAATTATAAAGGTTACGGCTATCCGGTTTATTCATGGTCAGCAAATGTGGCAGAGGTGGAGGTAGATTTGACAACATTTGCCGTGCAAGTAAAAAAATTTTATACGAGCAATGACATCGGCAAGGCAATTAATCATCAGCAATCCGAAGGGCAGATCGAAGGTGGAGCGGTTCAAGGAATCGGACTGGCACTTTATGAAAATATGATTGCTCCAAACGGAGAAATTTTGAATCATGGATTTTCCGACTACATAATTCCCACTACAATGGATATTCCCCAAATGGATGTAAATATTGTGGAAGATAGTTATTTCAACGGACCATTCGGAGCGAAAGCACTCGGAGAACTTACCATTGTAGGACCGCCTCAGGCAGTGGCATCTGCTATTTGTCTGGCAATCGGAATAACAGTAAACGAACTTCCTATTACACCCGAAAAAATATACAAAATGATGGAAAAAAATGAAAATACAATTTAA
- a CDS encoding XdhC/CoxI family protein, which produces MDFEEKIYQFKKQKSKFVIATIVDTKGSVPAKIASKIIILSNGETFGTVGGGELENAVIQKGLELLKNNRNQTYSFDLSQSESDSSENVGMLCGGNVWVFFESITPKTELYIFGGGHISQSLQKIIDRQKFQIIIVDNRKDFANPKIHPNADEVHCEDYDKFSNEFTPAENSFIVIVTHGHKHDYEILRNIYKRKLKLKYVGMIGSKIKVKENVKALFDEIGKIALPNLFSPIGLKVGGNSTYEIAISIVSEMQAVLYDKEISHLRMDYEKL; this is translated from the coding sequence ATGGATTTTGAAGAAAAAATTTACCAATTTAAAAAACAAAAAAGCAAATTTGTTATTGCAACAATCGTTGATACAAAGGGATCGGTTCCAGCCAAAATTGCATCGAAGATTATTATCTTGAGTAATGGCGAAACATTCGGGACAGTTGGCGGTGGTGAACTGGAGAATGCGGTAATTCAAAAAGGTTTGGAACTTCTAAAAAACAACAGAAACCAAACTTATTCTTTTGACCTTTCGCAAAGTGAATCCGATTCCTCTGAAAATGTAGGAATGCTATGTGGGGGAAATGTCTGGGTCTTTTTCGAAAGTATAACACCAAAAACCGAGCTGTATATTTTCGGGGGTGGTCATATTTCTCAATCCTTGCAAAAAATTATTGATCGGCAAAAATTCCAAATAATAATCGTGGATAATCGAAAAGACTTTGCGAATCCTAAAATTCACCCAAATGCAGATGAAGTCCATTGTGAAGATTACGACAAATTTTCCAACGAATTTACACCTGCTGAAAATTCTTTTATTGTAATTGTAACACACGGGCATAAGCACGATTATGAAATATTGAGAAATATTTATAAACGAAAATTAAAGTTAAAATATGTCGGAATGATTGGCTCAAAAATAAAGGTAAAAGAAAATGTGAAAGCGTTATTCGATGAAATTGGTAAGATCGCTTTACCAAATCTTTTTTCACCGATTGGCTTGAAAGTCGGCGGAAATTCAACTTACGAAATTGCAATAAGCATCGTCTCCGAAATGCAAGCTGTTTTGTATGACAAGGAAATTTCTCATCTAAGAATGGATTATGAAAAATTATAA